The following are from one region of the Sulfurimicrobium lacus genome:
- a CDS encoding DUF3683 domain-containing protein: MTPRLREIPYNYTSFSDREIVIRFLGEEMWRVLEELRGERKTGRSARMLFEVLGDLWVVNRNPYLQDDLLANRKRQVALVNALRHRLGAIEERRQENHKVLQLLHAAHRAVDKFESGFEQTRKLRKKVLAKLLPHTRRDNIQFDGLARVSHVTDATDWRVEYPFVVLHPDTEREIAPLVAACIECGLTLIPRGGGTGYTGGAIPLDPLSAVINTEKLDKLGAVETIALPGVTEPVATILCGAGVVTRRVMEAAEDAGQVFAVDPTSADASCIGGNVAMNAGGKKAVLWGTALDNLAWWRMVTPDAKWLEVERLDHNLGKIHDAEAVSFRISRFDTNGKTLLGEPEILSVSGQCFRKAGLGKDVTDKFLCGLPGIQKEGCDGIITSARFILHRMPAHTRTVCLEFFGQVRDAVPAIVEIKNYIDAHPKALLAGLEHLDERYLKAVGYATKANRPKRPKMVLLADIVSDDEHAAGEAASEIVKLANSRHGEGFIAVSAAARKKFWLDRARTAAIAAHTNAFKINEDVVIPLPRMGDYCDGVERINIELSIQNKLKLVEALQLFLKGDLPLFQDEDTIADPELTESRRLRAQNMLAEVHTRWHEMLHNLDAPIEGFKFQPPEVEYKRRTVFELLQDHTLRVSWRREVQRELQTIFTGREYQPILEACDAIHAKILKSRVFVALHMHAGDGNVHTNIPVNSDDYAMLKAANQAVERIMHLAQALGGVISGEHGIGLTKMEFLDQEAIGRFAAYKQLVDPHGYFNRGKLLPGADLRNAYTPSFSLLETESLIMEQSAIGDIADSIKDCLRCGKCKPVCNTHIPRANLLYSPRNKILATSLLIEAFLYEEQTRRGVSLMHFDEFNDVADHCTVCHKCLNPCPVNIDFGDVSIAMRNFLRRQGKKKFNPGSFAAMLFLNATDPRTIKAIRQVMIGWGYKAQRLGYEVGKHFGLVKPQTQHPPATVGKPPLTAQVIHFINKPMPGKMPNRTSRALLGLEDATMVPVIRNPAKLTEESDAVFYFPGCGSERLFSQVGLATQAMLFDIGAVTVLPPGYLCCGYPQTSAGDDDKGQAITTANRVLFHRVANTLNYLDIKTVIVSCGTCMDQLLKYQFEKIFPGCRLLDIHEYLMEKGIRLEGVTGRHYMYHDPCHTPMKTYAPLKVAQELMGGDVRLSDRCCGESGTLAVTRADISTQVRFRKQEELLKGAAAIRADDAAANIKILTSCPSCLQGLSRYNDDTGIDSDYIVVEMARHLLGENWQTDYIDKATNGGIERVLL; encoded by the coding sequence ATGACCCCCCGCCTGCGCGAAATCCCCTACAACTACACCTCCTTTTCCGATCGGGAAATCGTCATCCGTTTCCTCGGCGAAGAGATGTGGCGGGTGCTGGAAGAACTGCGCGGCGAGCGCAAAACCGGCCGCTCGGCGCGCATGCTGTTCGAAGTGCTGGGCGACCTGTGGGTGGTCAACCGCAATCCCTACCTGCAGGACGACCTGCTCGCCAACCGCAAGCGCCAGGTCGCCCTGGTCAATGCGCTGCGCCATCGGCTCGGCGCCATCGAAGAGCGCCGCCAGGAAAACCACAAGGTGCTGCAGCTGCTCCACGCCGCGCACCGCGCGGTGGACAAGTTCGAGAGCGGTTTCGAGCAGACGCGCAAGCTGCGCAAGAAGGTGCTGGCCAAGCTGCTGCCGCACACGCGCCGCGACAACATCCAGTTCGACGGGCTGGCGCGGGTGTCCCATGTGACCGACGCCACCGACTGGCGCGTCGAATACCCCTTCGTCGTGCTTCATCCCGACACCGAGCGCGAGATCGCGCCGCTGGTCGCGGCGTGCATCGAGTGCGGCCTGACCCTGATTCCGCGCGGCGGCGGCACCGGCTACACCGGAGGCGCAATCCCGCTCGACCCGCTGAGCGCGGTGATCAACACCGAAAAACTGGATAAGCTGGGCGCGGTCGAGACCATCGCCCTACCCGGCGTCACGGAACCGGTCGCCACCATACTGTGCGGCGCGGGCGTGGTGACGCGGCGCGTGATGGAAGCCGCGGAAGATGCCGGCCAGGTGTTCGCGGTGGACCCGACTTCGGCCGACGCCTCGTGCATCGGCGGCAACGTGGCGATGAACGCGGGCGGCAAGAAAGCCGTGCTGTGGGGCACCGCGCTCGACAACCTGGCGTGGTGGCGCATGGTGACGCCGGACGCCAAGTGGCTGGAAGTGGAGCGTCTCGACCATAACCTGGGCAAGATCCACGACGCCGAAGCCGTTTCCTTCCGCATCAGCCGCTTCGACACCAACGGCAAGACGCTGCTCGGCGAGCCGGAAATCCTTAGCGTCTCCGGCCAGTGTTTCCGCAAGGCCGGCCTGGGCAAGGACGTCACCGACAAGTTCCTGTGCGGCCTGCCCGGCATCCAGAAGGAAGGCTGCGACGGCATCATCACCTCGGCCCGCTTCATCCTGCACCGCATGCCGGCCCACACCCGCACGGTATGCCTGGAATTTTTCGGCCAGGTGCGCGATGCCGTGCCGGCCATCGTCGAGATCAAGAATTACATCGACGCCCACCCCAAGGCCCTGCTGGCGGGGCTGGAGCACCTCGACGAACGCTATCTGAAGGCGGTCGGCTACGCCACCAAGGCGAATCGCCCCAAACGGCCCAAGATGGTGCTGCTGGCCGACATCGTTTCGGACGACGAACACGCCGCCGGCGAAGCGGCATCGGAAATCGTCAAGCTGGCCAACAGCCGCCACGGCGAGGGTTTCATCGCGGTGAGCGCGGCCGCGCGCAAGAAATTTTGGCTCGACCGCGCCCGCACCGCGGCCATCGCCGCCCATACCAACGCCTTCAAGATCAACGAGGACGTGGTCATACCCTTGCCGCGCATGGGCGACTACTGCGACGGCGTCGAGCGCATCAACATCGAGCTGTCGATCCAGAACAAGCTGAAGCTGGTCGAGGCGCTGCAACTCTTCCTCAAGGGCGACCTGCCGCTGTTCCAGGACGAGGACACCATCGCCGATCCGGAACTCACCGAATCGCGGCGTTTGCGCGCGCAAAACATGCTGGCTGAGGTGCACACCCGCTGGCACGAAATGCTGCACAACCTCGACGCCCCGATCGAAGGCTTCAAGTTCCAGCCGCCAGAAGTCGAATACAAGCGCCGCACCGTATTCGAACTGCTGCAGGACCATACCCTGCGCGTCTCCTGGAGACGCGAGGTGCAGCGCGAACTGCAGACCATTTTCACCGGGCGCGAGTATCAGCCGATCCTGGAAGCCTGCGATGCGATCCACGCCAAGATACTGAAAAGCCGCGTCTTCGTGGCGCTGCACATGCACGCCGGCGACGGCAACGTGCACACCAACATCCCGGTCAACTCCGATGACTACGCCATGCTCAAGGCTGCCAACCAGGCGGTGGAGCGCATCATGCACCTGGCCCAGGCCTTGGGCGGCGTGATATCCGGCGAGCACGGCATCGGCCTGACCAAGATGGAATTCCTCGACCAGGAGGCCATCGGCCGGTTCGCCGCCTACAAACAGCTCGTCGATCCGCATGGCTATTTCAACCGCGGCAAGCTGCTGCCCGGCGCGGACCTGCGCAACGCCTACACTCCCAGTTTCAGCCTGCTGGAAACCGAATCGCTCATCATGGAGCAGAGCGCGATCGGCGACATTGCGGATTCGATCAAGGACTGCCTGCGCTGTGGCAAGTGCAAGCCGGTATGCAACACCCATATCCCGCGCGCCAACCTGCTCTACAGCCCGCGCAACAAGATCCTCGCCACCAGCCTGCTGATCGAGGCCTTCCTGTACGAGGAACAGACGCGGCGCGGCGTTTCGCTGATGCATTTCGACGAGTTCAACGATGTCGCCGACCACTGCACGGTGTGCCACAAGTGCCTCAACCCCTGCCCGGTGAACATCGACTTCGGCGATGTCTCGATCGCCATGCGCAACTTCCTGCGCCGCCAGGGCAAGAAGAAATTCAATCCCGGCTCCTTCGCCGCGATGCTGTTCCTCAACGCCACCGACCCGCGCACCATCAAGGCCATCCGCCAGGTCATGATCGGCTGGGGCTACAAGGCCCAGCGCCTGGGCTACGAAGTGGGCAAGCACTTCGGCCTGGTCAAGCCGCAGACGCAACACCCGCCTGCCACCGTGGGCAAGCCGCCGCTGACCGCCCAGGTCATCCACTTCATCAACAAGCCGATGCCGGGCAAGATGCCGAACCGGACTTCCCGCGCCCTGCTGGGCCTGGAAGACGCCACCATGGTGCCGGTCATCCGCAACCCCGCCAAGCTCACCGAGGAGTCGGACGCGGTGTTCTATTTCCCGGGCTGCGGCTCGGAACGCCTGTTCTCCCAGGTCGGACTGGCCACCCAGGCCATGCTGTTCGACATCGGCGCAGTGACAGTCTTGCCGCCCGGCTACCTGTGCTGCGGCTACCCGCAGACTTCCGCTGGCGACGACGACAAGGGGCAGGCCATCACCACGGCGAACCGCGTGCTGTTTCACCGCGTCGCCAACACCCTGAACTACCTAGACATCAAGACGGTGATCGTGTCCTGCGGTACCTGCATGGACCAGTTGCTGAAATATCAGTTCGAGAAAATCTTCCCCGGCTGCCGCCTGCTCGACATCCACGAATACCTGATGGAAAAGGGCATCCGTCTGGAAGGCGTGACCGGCCGCCACTACATGTATCACGACCCCTGCCACACGCCGATGAAAACCTACGCGCCGCTCAAGGTGGCACAGGAACTGATGGGCGGGGACGTGCGCCTGTCCGACCGCTGCTGCGGCGAATCCGGCACCCTGGCGGTAACGCGTGCCGACATCTCGACCCAGGTGCGCTTCCGCAAACAGGAGGAGCTGCTCAAGGGTGCGGCCGCCATCCGGGCCGACGATGCGGCGGCAAACATTAAGATTCTGACATCCTGCCCGTCTTGCCTGCAGGGGCTGTCCCGCTATAATGATGACACAGGCATCGACTCCGACTATATCGTGGTGGAAATGGCGCGCCATCTGCTGGGAGAGAACTGGCAGACGGATTACATCGACAAGGCAACGAACGGCGGAATCGAGCGGGTGCTGCTCTAA
- the phoR gene encoding phosphate regulon sensor histidine kinase PhoR encodes MHGLIWSLFWPPLLAAMVALLVWPLFGPSLALGMFAAFLLVLLLHHAVNLRALANWLLAPPGAEVPDGSGAWGEVFNVIYQSGRIQSSSQHQLSAALERFQRAAEAMPDGIVMLNEASQIEWCNPVAETQFDISNQRDHLQRMAYLVRQEQFTDYLSAQNYAEPLMMKSLRNPDLTLSIQLVPFGDRQKLLLSRDVTQLERVETMRRDFVANVSHELRTPLTVVGGFLETFEDAEQINMQQSRRHFQLMLDQTRRMQGLVDDLLTLSRLESNQERMSEEAVDVCALLQILHKEALSLSDGRHHLSLELATDSKLLGNERDLRSAFGNLVSNAVRYTPEGGDIELRWELNNGEARFCVKDSGIGIDPQYISRLTERFYRVDRGRSRETGGTGLGLSIVKHILTRHQGRLEIHSEPGKGSLFCACFPARRVIESGKAN; translated from the coding sequence ATGCACGGCCTGATCTGGTCCCTGTTTTGGCCGCCATTACTGGCGGCAATGGTTGCGCTGCTGGTGTGGCCGTTGTTCGGGCCGTCGCTGGCGCTGGGGATGTTCGCCGCGTTCCTGCTGGTGCTGCTGTTACACCACGCCGTCAATTTGCGCGCGCTGGCGAACTGGCTGCTTGCGCCCCCTGGTGCGGAAGTGCCGGATGGTTCCGGCGCGTGGGGCGAAGTGTTCAACGTGATCTACCAGTCCGGCCGGATTCAGTCGAGCAGCCAACACCAGCTGAGTGCCGCGCTCGAGCGCTTCCAGCGCGCGGCCGAGGCCATGCCTGACGGCATCGTCATGCTCAACGAGGCCAGTCAGATCGAGTGGTGCAACCCGGTGGCGGAAACCCAGTTCGACATCAGCAACCAGCGCGATCATTTGCAGCGCATGGCCTACCTGGTGCGCCAGGAGCAGTTCACCGACTACCTCAGCGCGCAAAACTACGCCGAGCCGTTGATGATGAAGTCCTTGCGCAACCCCGACCTCACCCTGTCGATCCAGCTGGTTCCTTTCGGCGACCGGCAGAAGCTGCTGCTCAGCCGTGACGTCACGCAGCTGGAACGGGTAGAAACGATGCGCCGCGACTTTGTCGCCAACGTCTCCCATGAGTTGCGCACACCCTTGACGGTGGTGGGCGGGTTTCTCGAGACCTTCGAGGATGCCGAGCAGATCAACATGCAGCAGAGTCGGCGCCATTTCCAGTTAATGCTCGACCAGACCCGGCGCATGCAGGGTCTGGTGGATGATTTGTTGACGCTCTCGCGGCTCGAGAGCAACCAGGAAAGGATGTCAGAGGAAGCCGTGGACGTGTGTGCCCTGTTGCAGATTCTGCACAAGGAGGCATTGTCCCTCAGCGACGGGCGCCATCACTTGTCCCTCGAGCTCGCCACGGACAGCAAGTTGCTCGGCAACGAGCGCGACTTGCGCAGTGCTTTCGGCAACCTGGTCAGCAACGCAGTGCGTTATACGCCGGAAGGAGGGGACATCGAGTTGCGCTGGGAGTTGAATAACGGCGAGGCGAGGTTCTGCGTGAAGGATAGCGGGATCGGCATCGATCCTCAGTACATCAGCCGGCTCACGGAACGGTTTTACCGTGTGGACCGGGGGCGTTCAAGGGAAACCGGCGGCACCGGTCTGGGGCTGTCCATCGTCAAGCACATCCTGACGCGCCACCAGGGTCGCCTGGAAATCCACAGCGAACCGGGCAAGGGCAGTCTGTTCTGCGCCTGCTTCCCGGCACGGCGGGTGATTGAATCGGGAAAAGCCAATTAA
- the phoB gene encoding phosphate regulon transcriptional regulator PhoB, whose amino-acid sequence MAANILVVEDEPAIQELLVFNLQQAGHHAISAVSAEQAYTLLRDALPDLILLDWMLPGVSGIEFARRLKAESYTKTIPIIMLTARGEEQDKIAGFETGADDYLTKPFSPRELMARIKAVLRRRAPQMTDDPVETGGLRLDPSAHRVTGGGRPIELGPTEFRLLHFLMTHAERVHSRGQLLDKVWGSQVFVEDRTVDVHIRRLRRALEETGHEHLVQTVRGSGYRFSENG is encoded by the coding sequence ATGGCGGCAAATATTCTCGTAGTTGAAGACGAACCGGCGATTCAGGAATTGCTGGTGTTCAATCTGCAGCAGGCGGGCCACCACGCGATCAGTGCGGTCAGCGCGGAACAGGCGTACACGCTGCTGCGCGACGCCTTGCCCGACCTGATCCTGCTCGATTGGATGCTGCCAGGCGTGAGTGGGATCGAGTTTGCCCGCCGCCTCAAGGCAGAGTCCTATACCAAGACTATTCCAATCATCATGCTGACGGCGCGCGGCGAGGAGCAGGACAAGATCGCGGGCTTCGAAACCGGCGCCGACGATTACCTCACCAAACCTTTTTCGCCGCGCGAGTTGATGGCGCGTATCAAGGCGGTATTGCGCCGTCGCGCGCCGCAGATGACCGACGATCCGGTGGAAACCGGGGGCTTGCGTCTCGATCCCTCCGCGCATCGGGTCACCGGCGGCGGCCGGCCGATCGAGCTCGGACCGACGGAGTTCCGTTTGCTGCATTTCCTCATGACTCACGCGGAGCGAGTTCATTCGCGCGGGCAGCTGCTGGACAAAGTGTGGGGGAGCCAGGTATTCGTCGAAGACCGCACCGTGGACGTGCACATCCGCCGCCTGCGCCGGGCGCTGGAAGAAACCGGGCACGAACACCTGGTCCAGACGGTGCGCGGTTCCGGCTACCGTTTTTCAGAAAACGGCTGA
- a CDS encoding L-threonylcarbamoyladenylate synthase: MSRFSAATAVLTAALVRKLRAHVKQGGVIAYPTESCYGLGCDPRNRRAVMKLLRLKGRPQHKGLILIGADFGQLQPYAASLSAEQWRTVAPSWPGPVTWLLPAAHATPAWLRGGHQSIAVRVSAHPLAARLCQTLGMALVSTSANRSGLKPARSYASCFTSFGNDALVVPGLIGRRRRPSTIMDLASGGVMRK, translated from the coding sequence ATGTCCCGTTTTTCAGCGGCGACGGCGGTTCTGACCGCCGCACTGGTGCGCAAGTTGCGCGCTCATGTCAAACAGGGCGGGGTGATCGCCTACCCGACCGAGTCCTGCTACGGCCTCGGCTGCGACCCGCGCAACCGCCGCGCGGTCATGAAACTGCTGCGCCTCAAGGGTCGTCCCCAGCACAAGGGGCTGATCCTGATCGGGGCTGATTTCGGCCAGTTGCAGCCCTATGCCGCATCCCTCAGCGCCGAACAATGGCGCACCGTTGCGCCTTCCTGGCCCGGGCCGGTTACCTGGCTGCTGCCTGCTGCGCACGCGACGCCCGCCTGGTTGCGCGGCGGTCATCAAAGCATCGCGGTGCGCGTGAGCGCGCATCCTCTGGCCGCACGCTTGTGCCAGACGCTGGGTATGGCGCTGGTTTCAACCAGCGCCAACCGATCCGGACTGAAACCGGCCCGGAGCTACGCGTCATGCTTCACCAGCTTCGGCAACGATGCGCTCGTGGTGCCCGGCCTGATCGGCAGACGCAGGCGACCATCGACCATCATGGATCTGGCGAGCGGCGGGGTGATGAGAAAGTGA
- the purD gene encoding phosphoribosylamine--glycine ligase yields the protein MKVLVIGGGGREHAIAWKLAQSPRLHKIFVAPGNAGTALEPDLTNVAITSVTELVEFALAEKVALTVVGPEAPLAEGVVDAFRAAGLKIFGPTKQAAQLESSKDFAKAFMARHGIPTAAYATFSDAGAAHAYLDQHGAPIVIKADGLAAGKGVVVAMSLDEAHAAVDMMLEGNKLGSAGSRVVIEEFLAGEEASFIVMVDGEHVLALATSQDHKRLLDGDKGPNTGGMGAYSPAPVVTPEIHARVMREIILPTVSGMARDGIPYTGFLYAGLMIDPQGNVKTLEFNCRMGDPETQPIMMRLKSDLVGLVEHAVNGTLDKAEAEWDRRVALGVVLAAAGYPDSPRKGDVISGLPKAEEDAHVFHAGTAQHNGQVVTSGGRVLCVTALGDSVRMAQSRAYQVADQVRFDGCQMRRDIGYRAIDKKAR from the coding sequence ATGAAAGTCCTGGTTATCGGCGGCGGTGGTCGCGAACACGCCATCGCGTGGAAACTGGCGCAATCGCCGCGTCTGCACAAGATCTTCGTTGCGCCCGGCAATGCCGGCACGGCGCTGGAGCCGGACTTGACCAACGTGGCGATCACATCCGTGACGGAGCTGGTCGAATTCGCGCTGGCGGAGAAGGTCGCCCTCACCGTGGTCGGGCCTGAGGCGCCGCTGGCCGAAGGTGTGGTGGATGCGTTCCGCGCTGCCGGGCTGAAAATTTTCGGGCCGACAAAGCAGGCCGCCCAACTGGAAAGCTCCAAGGATTTCGCCAAGGCTTTCATGGCGCGCCACGGCATTCCCACTGCCGCTTATGCCACATTCAGCGATGCCGGCGCCGCCCACGCCTATCTGGACCAGCACGGCGCACCGATCGTCATCAAGGCCGACGGCTTGGCCGCGGGCAAAGGCGTGGTCGTCGCGATGAGCCTGGATGAGGCGCACGCCGCCGTCGACATGATGCTCGAAGGCAACAAGCTGGGTTCCGCCGGATCGCGCGTGGTGATCGAGGAATTCCTCGCCGGCGAGGAAGCCAGCTTCATCGTCATGGTGGACGGCGAGCATGTGCTGGCGCTAGCCACCAGCCAGGACCACAAAAGATTGCTGGACGGCGACAAGGGGCCCAATACCGGCGGCATGGGCGCCTATTCACCTGCGCCCGTGGTCACACCCGAGATCCATGCACGGGTGATGCGCGAAATCATCCTGCCGACGGTGAGCGGCATGGCCAGGGATGGCATCCCCTACACCGGCTTCCTCTATGCCGGTCTGATGATCGATCCACAGGGAAACGTAAAGACGTTGGAATTCAATTGCCGCATGGGCGATCCGGAAACCCAGCCCATCATGATGAGGCTCAAGAGCGATCTGGTCGGCCTGGTCGAGCACGCGGTCAACGGCACTCTGGACAAGGCGGAAGCGGAATGGGACCGGCGCGTGGCGCTGGGCGTGGTGCTGGCGGCAGCAGGCTACCCCGACAGCCCGCGCAAGGGCGATGTGATTAGCGGGCTGCCCAAGGCGGAAGAGGATGCGCACGTATTCCATGCCGGCACCGCCCAACACAACGGCCAGGTCGTCACCAGCGGCGGACGCGTATTGTGCGTCACCGCCTTGGGCGACAGCGTGCGCATGGCGCAAAGCCGCGCTTATCAGGTTGCCGACCAGGTCCGCTTCGACGGCTGCCAGATGCGGCGCGACATCGGCTACCGCGCTATCGACAAGAAAGCGCGTTAA
- the purH gene encoding bifunctional phosphoribosylaminoimidazolecarboxamide formyltransferase/IMP cyclohydrolase, which yields MTIIKRALISVSDKTGVVEFAQALNQFGVEILSTGGTASMLQAAGIPVIEVGDYTGFPEMLDGRVKTLHPKIHGGILGRRDLRTHVAAMEGANIPPIDLVVVNLYPFAATVAKPDCTLEDAIENIDIGGPTMVRAAAKNYAHVAIVTDPVDYAAVVRELTASQGAIGHEMRFDLAKKAFSHTAEYDGMISNYLTAIDASGQRQAFPQRFNLQFTKAQDCRYGENPHQNGAFYVAPAETEASIATARQLQGKELSYNNIADADAALECVKQFDAEPACVIVKHANPCGVSYGKNLLEAYDRAYKTDPESAFGGIIAFNGELDAATAQAIVERQFVEVIIAPKVAAAAVEIVAAKKNVRLLECGQWPAEAGKRLDFKRVKGGLLVQDADLALYNELKVVTKRAPSEQEMSDLLFAWRVAKYVKSNAIVYANRGMTIGVGAGQMSRVNSARIAAIKAEHAGLEVRGSVMASDAFFPFRDGIDSAAQAGIAAVIQPGGSMRDEEVIAAADEHGMAMVFTGMRHFRH from the coding sequence ATGACAATCATCAAACGCGCGCTTATCAGCGTCTCCGACAAAACCGGCGTAGTGGAATTCGCCCAAGCCCTGAACCAGTTCGGCGTGGAAATTCTTTCCACCGGCGGTACCGCCAGCATGCTGCAGGCAGCCGGCATTCCGGTCATCGAAGTGGGCGACTACACCGGTTTTCCGGAAATGCTCGACGGCCGGGTCAAGACCCTGCACCCCAAGATTCACGGCGGTATTCTCGGGCGACGCGACCTGCGCACCCATGTGGCTGCCATGGAAGGTGCCAATATTCCGCCGATCGACCTGGTCGTCGTGAATCTCTACCCCTTCGCGGCGACTGTGGCGAAGCCCGACTGCACCCTCGAAGACGCCATCGAGAACATCGACATCGGCGGCCCGACCATGGTGCGCGCCGCGGCCAAGAATTACGCCCACGTGGCGATCGTCACCGATCCTGTGGATTACGCCGCCGTGGTAAGGGAACTGACCGCAAGCCAGGGCGCCATCGGGCATGAAATGCGCTTCGACCTGGCCAAAAAGGCCTTCTCCCATACCGCCGAATACGACGGCATGATCAGCAACTACCTCACCGCCATCGATGCAAGCGGCCAGCGCCAAGCTTTCCCGCAGCGCTTCAACCTGCAGTTCACCAAGGCACAGGACTGCCGTTACGGCGAGAATCCGCACCAGAACGGCGCGTTCTACGTGGCGCCGGCGGAAACCGAGGCATCCATCGCCACGGCGCGCCAGTTGCAGGGCAAGGAACTGTCCTACAACAACATCGCCGATGCCGACGCTGCCCTGGAATGCGTCAAGCAGTTCGACGCCGAACCGGCTTGCGTCATCGTCAAGCACGCCAATCCGTGCGGCGTGTCCTACGGCAAGAACCTGCTGGAAGCCTACGACCGCGCCTACAAGACCGATCCGGAATCGGCCTTCGGCGGCATCATCGCCTTCAACGGCGAACTGGACGCGGCGACGGCCCAGGCGATCGTTGAGCGCCAGTTCGTCGAAGTGATCATTGCCCCCAAGGTGGCGGCGGCGGCGGTGGAAATCGTGGCGGCCAAGAAGAACGTGCGCCTGCTGGAATGCGGCCAGTGGCCCGCCGAGGCCGGCAAGCGCCTCGATTTCAAGCGGGTAAAGGGCGGGTTGCTGGTGCAGGACGCCGACCTGGCGCTCTACAACGAGCTCAAGGTGGTGACGAAACGCGCGCCGAGCGAGCAGGAAATGAGCGACTTGCTGTTTGCCTGGCGCGTGGCCAAATACGTCAAATCCAACGCCATCGTTTACGCCAATCGCGGCATGACGATCGGCGTTGGCGCGGGGCAGATGAGCCGTGTCAACTCCGCGCGCATCGCCGCGATCAAGGCGGAACACGCCGGCCTCGAGGTGCGCGGTTCGGTAATGGCCTCGGATGCCTTCTTCCCCTTCCGCGACGGCATCGACTCGGCGGCGCAGGCCGGTATTGCCGCCGTCATCCAGCCCGGCGGCTCGATGCGCGACGAAGAAGTGATCGCCGCAGCCGACGAACACGGCATGGCGATGGTGTTTACCGGCATGCGGCATTTCAGACATTAA
- a CDS encoding helix-turn-helix domain-containing protein translates to MINENEIATCVRKAMSQYFADLDGETPCAIYDMVVGCVEKPLLEVILNHAQGNQTRAAELLGINRNTLRKKMQTYGIK, encoded by the coding sequence ATGATCAACGAAAACGAAATCGCAACCTGCGTGCGCAAGGCCATGAGCCAGTATTTTGCCGACCTCGACGGTGAAACACCCTGCGCGATCTACGACATGGTGGTCGGCTGCGTCGAAAAGCCCCTGCTCGAAGTCATCCTCAATCACGCGCAGGGCAACCAGACCCGGGCTGCCGAGTTGCTCGGCATCAACCGCAACACGCTGCGCAAGAAAATGCAGACGTACGGCATCAAATAA
- the dusB gene encoding tRNA dihydrouridine synthase DusB has product MKIGPYQLRNNLVVAPMAGVTDRPFRQLCKRMGAGMAVSEMVTSNSLLYGSAKTLRRANHDGEVEPIAVQIAGAVPEMLAEAARFNVDQGAQIIDINMGCPAKKVCNVMAGSALLQDEALVARILEAVVGAVSVPVTLKIRTGWNKDNRNALNVARIAELSGIQSLAIHGRTRACGYSGDAEYDTIAAVKAHIAIPVLANGDITTPEKAKYVLDYTGADGVMIGRAAMGRPWIFREIAHYLQTGSHLPPPEVAEIHRVLIGHLHDLYAFYGEYTGLRMARKHISWYTKGLTGSASFRHAMNQLPTVAEQLAAVEDFFAELGTHSIHLTYHSDGQAEGHSEELAAA; this is encoded by the coding sequence ATGAAAATCGGGCCCTACCAGCTCAGGAACAACCTTGTCGTCGCCCCCATGGCGGGGGTGACCGATCGCCCTTTCCGCCAGTTGTGCAAGCGGATGGGCGCGGGCATGGCGGTATCCGAAATGGTGACCAGCAACTCGCTGCTGTACGGCAGCGCCAAAACCCTGCGTCGGGCCAACCACGACGGCGAGGTCGAGCCCATCGCGGTGCAGATCGCCGGCGCAGTGCCGGAGATGCTGGCCGAAGCGGCAAGATTCAATGTGGACCAGGGCGCGCAGATCATCGACATCAACATGGGCTGTCCCGCCAAGAAAGTGTGCAACGTCATGGCCGGCTCAGCCCTGCTGCAGGACGAAGCGCTGGTGGCGCGGATTCTGGAAGCGGTGGTGGGGGCGGTAAGCGTGCCGGTGACGCTGAAAATACGCACCGGCTGGAATAAAGACAACCGCAACGCCCTCAACGTGGCGCGCATCGCTGAACTGTCCGGCATCCAGTCGCTCGCCATCCACGGGCGCACTCGCGCCTGCGGCTACAGCGGCGACGCCGAATACGACACCATCGCGGCAGTCAAGGCGCATATCGCCATTCCGGTGCTCGCCAACGGCGATATCACCACCCCGGAAAAAGCCAAGTATGTCCTCGACTACACCGGGGCGGACGGGGTCATGATCGGCCGCGCGGCGATGGGGCGGCCGTGGATTTTCCGCGAGATCGCGCATTACCTGCAAACCGGCAGCCACTTGCCGCCGCCCGAGGTGGCCGAAATCCATCGCGTGCTGATCGGCCATCTGCACGACCTGTACGCGTTTTACGGTGAATACACCGGTCTGCGCATGGCGCGCAAGCATATCTCCTGGTACACCAAGGGACTGACGGGCTCGGCCAGCTTCCGGCATGCCATGAACCAGCTGCCGACGGTAGCAGAGCAGCTGGCTGCAGTTGAGGATTTTTTTGCCGAACTCGGCACGCACTCGATTCACCTGACTTACCACTCCGACGGCCAGGCCGAAGGTCACTCCGAAGAGCTGGCAGCGGCATGA